A genomic region of Spea bombifrons isolate aSpeBom1 chromosome 9, aSpeBom1.2.pri, whole genome shotgun sequence contains the following coding sequences:
- the TSHR gene encoding thyrotropin receptor encodes MQYRLPPPLPWMSWCLLPLLLLPWSGATCPEGCECADGTGYKITCKDLHVIPELPPHTETLRLMETYLKTIPPGAFSYLPNISRIYISLDTELQRLEAGSFRGLRSVTQIEIRNVMNLMYIDPDAFEDLPLLKYLGILNTGLSVFPDLTKIRSSDNVFVEIIDNPHITSIPANAFVGLGQGFLTLKLFNNGITRLEGRAFNGTKLDEVDLHNNNLLDGLREDVFMGVLSGPNMLDVSQTAITSLPAKGLESLKHLVAKNAWSLKKLPPIKTFVQLTMANLSYPSHCCAFTNWTKKKSYLESIICNQSSLHGLYRKRSLSPFVGPYYQDYMDGDSDQTENAKMNDFHNHHYSVFFEDQGEDDIGFGQEIKHAQGETIPAFENHYDYIICGVSEDLVCSPKPDEFNPCEDIMGYNFLRVVVWFVNLLAILGNTFVLFVLVTSHYKLTVPRFLMCNLAFADFCMGIYLLLIASVDLHTRSEYYNHAINWQTGPGCNVAGFFTVFASELSVYTLTMITLERWYAITFAMRLDRKMRLRHAAFIMLVGWGLSFFLALLPLIGVSSYSKVSICLPMDTESALSQTYIVFVLMLNIVAFVVICACYVKIYITVRNPQYQSGDKDTKIAKRMTVLIFTDFICMAPISFYALSAIINKPLITVSNSKILLVLFYPFNSCANPFLYAILTKAFRRDVFILLSKFGICEHQAQFYRGQTVSAKNSIGSYAHRGSGATGQTVASIPDIAKQEQPVGATQSTLLLEDYRLTAL; translated from the exons GAGGCTGATGGAGACTTACCTCAAGACGATACCCCCCGGAGCGTTCTCCTACCTGCCCAACATATCCAGGAT TTATATTTCTTTGGACACAGAGCTGCAGAGACTGGAAGCCGGCTCCTTCCGGGGACTCAGGAGTGTCACCCAAAT AGAAATCCGGAATGTCATGAATTTAATGTATATCGACCCCGATGCTTTCGAGGACCTCCCTTTACTGAAATACCT AGGAATTTTAAACACCGGGCTCTCCGTTTTTCCAGATTTAACCAAGATCCGCTCCAGTGATAACGTGTTTGT GGAGATCATCGATAACCCTCACATCACCTCCATACCAGCCAATGCCTTTGTAGGGCTGGGGCAGGGATTCCTCACCCT TAAACTCTTTAACAACGGAATCACCCGGCTGGAGGGACGCGCGTTCAACGGCACCAAACTAGATGAAGT AGACCTCCACAATAACAACCTCCTGGACGGGCTTCGAGAAGACGTGTTCATGGGGGTCCTGAGTGGACCCAACATGCT AGACGTGTCCCAGACCGCGATCACGTCCCTCCCCGCCAAGGGCCTGGAGAGCCTCAAGCACCTGGTGGCTAAGAATGCCTGGTCCTTAAAGAAACTGCCCCCCATCAAGACGTTTGTGCAGCTGACGATGGCCAATCTGTCCTACCCCAGCCACTGCTGCGCCTTCACAAACTGGACCAAGAAGAAGAG CTACCTGGAATCCATCATCTGCAACCAGAGCAGCCTCCATGGCCTGTACCGGAAGCGCTCGCTGAGCCCCTTCGTAGGACCCTACTACCAAGACTACATGGACGGCGACTCCGACCAGACGGAAAACGCCAAGATGAACGACTTCCACAACCACCACTACTCGGTCTTTTTTGAGGACCAAGGAGAAGACGACATCGGCTTCGGGCAGGAGATCAAACATGCGCAGGGGGAGACCATCCCAGCTTTCGAGAATCACTACGACTACATCATCTGCGGAGTCAGCGAGGACCTGGTGTGCAGCCCGAAGCCGGACGAGTTCAACCCCTGCGAGGACATCATGGGATACAACTTCTTGCGCGTCGTGGTCTGGTTCGTCAACCTCCTGGCCATTTTGGGCAACACGTTTGTCCTGTTCGTCCTGGTCACCAGTCATTACAAGCTGACCGTCCCGCGCTTTCTCATGTGTAACCTGGCCTTCGCCGACTTCTGCATGGGCATCTACCTGCTGCTCATCGCCTCCGTAGACCTGCACACGCGATCCGAGTATTATAACCATGCGATAAACTGGCAGACGGGACCGGGGTGTAACGTGGCCGGATTCTTCACCGTGTTTGCCAGCGAGCTGTCGGTGTACACCCTAACCATGATCACGCTGGAGCGCTGGTACGCCATAACGTTCGCCATGCGCCTGGACCGGAAAATGCGCCTGAGGCACGCGGCCTTCATCATGTTGGTTGGCTGGGGCCTGAGCTTCTTCCTCGCTCTTCTGCCCCTGATCGGGGTAAGTAGTTACAGCAAAGTCAGCATCTGTTTGCCGATGGACACGGAGTCGGCCCTCTCCCAGACCTACATAGTCTTCGTACTGATGCTGAACATCGTGGCCTTCGTCGTCATCTGCGCATGCTACGTCAAAATCTACATCACCGTCCGCAACCCGCAGTACCAGTCTGGGGACAAAGACACCAAAATCGCCAAGCGCATGACCGTCCTCATCTTCACGGACTTCATCTGCATGGCCCCGATCTCTTTCTACGCCTTGTCCGCCATCATAAACAAGCCGCTGATCACCGTCTCCAACTCCAAGATACTGCTGGTGCTCTTCTACCCGTTCAACTCCTGCGCCAACCCGTTCCTCTACGCCATTCTCACCAAGGCCTTCCGCAGAGACGTCTTCATCCTTCTCAGCAAGTTCGGCATCTGCGAGCACCAGGCGCAGTTTTACCGCGGACAGACCGTGTCGGCCAAGAACAGCATCGGCTCGTACGCTCACCGGGGGAGCGGAGCCACCGGCCAGACCGTGGCGAGCATCCCCGACATCGCCAAGCAGGAGCAGCCCGTAGGGGCCACGCAAAGCACTCTGCTCCTGGAAGACTATAGACTCACCGCGCTGTAG